A genomic stretch from Echeneis naucrates chromosome 6, fEcheNa1.1, whole genome shotgun sequence includes:
- the eaf1 gene encoding ELL-associated factor 1: MNGSTNPLLDKEEHVLKLGESFEKRPKSSFHTIRYDFKPASIDTSCEGELQVGKGDEVTITLPHIPGSTPPMTVFKGNKRPYQKDCVLIINHDTGEFVLEKLSSSIQVKKTRAEGSSKIQARIEQQSVRSSQPSSQFRAPTKPGVGVKTSPSPSKDNPSPEPQLDDIKRELRAEVDVIEQMSSSGSSSSSDSASNSGSGDDSSSSDVEHDAPRPLSQASPNRLPMANGGADRQQGNNQLMNTLRNDLQLSESGSDSDDD; encoded by the exons ATGAACGGGAGCACCAACCCGCTGCTGGACAAAGAGGAGCATGTTCTGAAGCTCGGAGAAAGCTTCGAGAAGAGGCCAAAGTCTTCCTTCCACACCATCAGAT ATGACTTCAAACCAGCTTCTATCGACACGAGTTGTGAGGGAGAGCTGCAAGTTGGGAAAGGAGATGAAGTTACCATAACGTTACCTCACATTCCG GGCTCTACGCCTCCCATGACGGTGTTCAAAGGAAACAAGCGGCCATACCAGAAAGACTGCGTGCTCATCATTAACCACGACACCGGGGAATTCGTACTGGagaagctgagcagcagcatccAGGTCAAGAAAACCAG GGCGGAGGGCAGCAGTAAGATCCAGGCCCGAATCGAACAGCAGTCGGTCCGGTCCAGCCAGCCCAGTTCTCAGTTCCGGGCCCCCACCAAGCCCGGGGTTGGGGTCAAAACATCTCCATCCCCTTCAAAGGATAACCCCTCCCCAGAGCCCCAGCTAGACGACATCAAAAGAG AGCTGCGAGCGGAGGTAGACGTCATCGAACAGAtgagcagcagcggcagcagcagctcgtctGACTCAGCCAGCAACTCAGGGAGCGGcgatgacagcagcagcagcgacgTGGAGCACGACGCACCACGGCCGCTCAGTCAGGCCTCCCCCAATCGCCTCCCCATGGCCAACGGAGGAGCCGACCGGCAGCAGGGCAACAACCAGCTCATGAACACACTCA GAAACGACCTCCAGCTCAGCGAATCCGGCAGCGACAGCGATGACGACTGA
- the mettl6 gene encoding tRNA N(3)-cytidine methyltransferase METTL6 isoform X1: protein MEAQCVKISMALIQSENCFRGDNKLPTPQEEAGSAEESPSCVPGQAKASSARVLSPEELDRLGREGALVSGFKQMKLEKEAQKNWDLFYKRNTTNFFKDRHWTTREFEELKACREFESQRLVLLEAGCGVGNCIFPLLQDDDLNIFVYACDFSPRAVEFVKQNPLYCPERCRAFQCDLTKDDLRVNVPEGSVDVVTLIFVLSAVHPDKMKLTLENISRVLKPGGIVLFRDYGLYDHAMLRFKAGSKLGENFYVRQDGTRSYFFSKEFLAELFEETGFQCLTNDYVLRETVNKKEGLCVPRVFLQSKFTRPGQSGSS from the exons ATGGAGGCACAATGTGTGAAGAT cagcatgGCGCTGATACAAAGTGAAAATTGTTTCCGGGGGGATAATAAACTACCAACACCCCAAGAAGAAGCGGGGTCGGCAGAGGAATCGCCTTCGTGTGTCCCCGGACAAGCCAAAGCTTCCTCCGCCAGAGTTTTAAGTCCGGAGGAGCTGGACAGACTCGGCCGGGAAGGAGCTCTGGTGTCCGGCTTCAAGCAGATGAAGCTGGAGAAAGAAGCGCAGAAAAACTGGGACTTGttttacaaaagaaacacgACCAACTTCTTCAAGGACAGACACTGGACCACCAGAGAGTTTGAAGAGCTGAAAGCCTGCAGAGAG TTTGAGTCACAGCGGCTGGTGCTGTTGGAGGCGGGCTGTGGGGTGGGAAACTGTATCTTCCCGCTGCTCCAGGATGATGACCTCAACATCTTCGTTTACGCCTGTGATTTCTCACCACGAGCTGTTGAGTTTGTCAAG CAAAACCCTCTGTACTGCCCTGAGCGCTGCCGTGCCTTCCAGTGTGACTTAACTAAAGATGACCTGAGGGTGAATGTGCCAGAGGGCAGTGTGGACGTCGTCACTCTCATCTTCGTGCTGTCCGCCGTCCACCCTGACAAGATGAAACTGACTTTGGAGAACATCAGCAGG GTGCTGAAGCCCGGAGGCATCGTCCTGTTTAGGGACTATGGTCTCTATGATCACGCCATGCTCCGATTTAAAGCCGGCAGCAAGCTGGGGGAAAACTTCTACGTACGTCAAGATGGAACAAGGTCATACTTCTTCTCTAAAG AGTTCCTGGCTGAGCTCTTTGAGGAGACGGGCTTCCAGTGTCTCACTAATGACTACGTGCTGAGAGAGACGGTCAACAAGAAGGAGGGGCTTTGTGTTCCCAGGGTGTTCCTGCAGAGCAAATTCACCAGGCCTGGTCAGTCAGGCAGCTCCTGA
- the mettl6 gene encoding tRNA N(3)-cytidine methyltransferase METTL6 isoform X2 codes for MALIQSENCFRGDNKLPTPQEEAGSAEESPSCVPGQAKASSARVLSPEELDRLGREGALVSGFKQMKLEKEAQKNWDLFYKRNTTNFFKDRHWTTREFEELKACREFESQRLVLLEAGCGVGNCIFPLLQDDDLNIFVYACDFSPRAVEFVKQNPLYCPERCRAFQCDLTKDDLRVNVPEGSVDVVTLIFVLSAVHPDKMKLTLENISRVLKPGGIVLFRDYGLYDHAMLRFKAGSKLGENFYVRQDGTRSYFFSKEFLAELFEETGFQCLTNDYVLRETVNKKEGLCVPRVFLQSKFTRPGQSGSS; via the exons atgGCGCTGATACAAAGTGAAAATTGTTTCCGGGGGGATAATAAACTACCAACACCCCAAGAAGAAGCGGGGTCGGCAGAGGAATCGCCTTCGTGTGTCCCCGGACAAGCCAAAGCTTCCTCCGCCAGAGTTTTAAGTCCGGAGGAGCTGGACAGACTCGGCCGGGAAGGAGCTCTGGTGTCCGGCTTCAAGCAGATGAAGCTGGAGAAAGAAGCGCAGAAAAACTGGGACTTGttttacaaaagaaacacgACCAACTTCTTCAAGGACAGACACTGGACCACCAGAGAGTTTGAAGAGCTGAAAGCCTGCAGAGAG TTTGAGTCACAGCGGCTGGTGCTGTTGGAGGCGGGCTGTGGGGTGGGAAACTGTATCTTCCCGCTGCTCCAGGATGATGACCTCAACATCTTCGTTTACGCCTGTGATTTCTCACCACGAGCTGTTGAGTTTGTCAAG CAAAACCCTCTGTACTGCCCTGAGCGCTGCCGTGCCTTCCAGTGTGACTTAACTAAAGATGACCTGAGGGTGAATGTGCCAGAGGGCAGTGTGGACGTCGTCACTCTCATCTTCGTGCTGTCCGCCGTCCACCCTGACAAGATGAAACTGACTTTGGAGAACATCAGCAGG GTGCTGAAGCCCGGAGGCATCGTCCTGTTTAGGGACTATGGTCTCTATGATCACGCCATGCTCCGATTTAAAGCCGGCAGCAAGCTGGGGGAAAACTTCTACGTACGTCAAGATGGAACAAGGTCATACTTCTTCTCTAAAG AGTTCCTGGCTGAGCTCTTTGAGGAGACGGGCTTCCAGTGTCTCACTAATGACTACGTGCTGAGAGAGACGGTCAACAAGAAGGAGGGGCTTTGTGTTCCCAGGGTGTTCCTGCAGAGCAAATTCACCAGGCCTGGTCAGTCAGGCAGCTCCTGA
- the LOC115045513 gene encoding C-type lectin domain family 12 member B-like — translation METGNYVNSPNLSRTNQEGQNISERSKLYRPILISFGLLCIIQSALNVCLRLQADSFSNTLNEMRMSRTNMTAFNVDLNVTQLEKEITEMKAINKFLRGNITLFKKKVSKLRKQIGQLHVGCPSGWLAHQSSCYQLSPTTDTWENARQDCERKEASLVILDDYREEKFVRLLGGVKFWISFSHANGQNSLSCKQPLNQIPPKDSLDSKDCAIIEGGDLCLLSLSFQSCDEFYYWMCEKARTFI, via the exons ATGGAGACAGGAAACTATGTCAACTCACCAAATCTGAGCAGGACGAATCAAGAAGGTCAGAATATCTCAG AAAGATCTAAACTGTACAGACCGATCTTGATTAGCTTTGGCCTGCTGTGCATCATCCAGTCTGCTCTCAATGTTTGTTTGCGGCTTCAGGCAG ATTCTTTTTCTAACACACTCAATGAGATGAGGATGAGCAGAACCAACATGACAGCTTTCAATGTGGATTTAAATGTAACACAACTGGAGAAAGAAATCACAGAAATGAAGGCCATTAACAAGTTCCTGAGAGGAAATATAACCCTCTTCAAGAAAAAAGTGTCCAAACTGAGAAAACAGATAGGACAGCTTCATGTAG GCTGTCCCTCCGGCTGGTTGGCCCATCAGTCCAGCTGCTATCAGCTGTCCCCGACCACAGACACCTGGGAAAATGCCAGACAGGACTGTGAGCGCAAAGAGGCCTCCTTGGTGATTCTGGATGATTACAGAGAGGAG AAGTTTGTCCGTTTATTGGGAGGTGTCAAATTCTGGATCAGCTTCAGTCATGCAAACGGGCAGAACTCATTGAGCTGCAAACAGCCACTGAACCA GATTCCACCTAAGGACTCTTTGGACAGCAAAGACTGCGCTATTATTGAAGGAGGAGATTTGTGCTTACTATCTTTGTCCTTCCAGAGCTGTGATGAGTTTTACTACTGGATGTGTGAGAAGGCGCGTACATTTATTTGA